The segment ATTTATGGCACAAGGTTTTGCAAACGTAGGGGCATCGTTTTTTAAAGGTATAGTATCTTCAGGTTCATTTTCAAAGACTGCGACTAACTACCAGTCTGGTGCAAAAACACGTATGGCTGCTTTGTTTACCGGATTCCTTTTAATGCTGACGCTTGTCTTCTTTAAGGGCTATGCCCATTATATACCGACTCCGGCCCTTTCCGGTGTTATGATGGTAATTGCATATTATTTAATCGATGTAAAAGAGATAAAAAAACAGTTTAAGATGGGCGGGGCAGATCTTATTGTTGCTATTGTCACTTTTGCAGCAACATTGATTGCAGACCTTGATCAAGCTGTTTTCGTTGGTGTTGGTCTTTCGCTGATTCTTTATCTTAAAGATTCTAACCGTGTTACTATGAAAACACTTGTTCCGTCTGAGCGTTTTCCAGGGCAGTTTAAGGAAAGGAAAGCAGACTGGATATTGACACACAAAGCAGATATATTAGTAGTTCAGTTTGAAGGTAATTTATACTTTGGTGTGGCTAACGATATGGAAGAAAAGATGGAAGCTCTCCTCGGCCGTGCACATGGGTTTTTGCTTCGTATGAAACGGGTAAATAATATTGACTTAACAGCTATTGAAAGTATTAAGCATTTTATCATTGCTGCAAAGCAAGCGGGCGATTTAGTAGTAATTTCCGGGCTCAAACCACGAATTCATGCAATGCTAAAAAAAGGCGATATAGTAGACTTGGTAGGCGAAGAGAATCTATTTTTCTCAGAGGAGTATATGCTACAGAGCTCCAATGCTGCACTTATAAGGTTGCGTGATATTGTAAAGGAAAAAAAAGAAAATTTATAACTGATTGTTAGTTGAGTTATAGTTTAATAATAGGCTCCTTAAATGGAGCCTATTTATTTTTAAATATCGTTGACAATTAGATAGCCAGAGAATATAATACAGTTGAGCAGGTATTCAACTGATAAAGAAAGGAGATCATAAAATGTATGCATTAGTTGATTTAGACCGATGTGATTGTAATGTAATCCATGAAGATGTGGTCAACGAAGTCAGAGCGCACATGCCTAAAGAGGAAGAGCTTTTTAATCTTGCAGATCTTTTTAGGGTATTCGGCGATTCAACGAGGGTGCGTATTTTATGTGCTTTGTTTCGTTCGGAGATGTGTGTTTGCGATATCGCTGCGCTTCTTGGCATGACAAAATCGTCTATTTCACATCAACT is part of the Eubacteriales bacterium genome and harbors:
- a CDS encoding metalloregulator ArsR/SmtB family transcription factor, whose amino-acid sequence is MYALVDLDRCDCNVIHEDVVNEVRAHMPKEEELFNLADLFRVFGDSTRVRILCALFRSEMCVCDIAALLGMTKSSISHQLRILKQAKLVKYRREGKIVFYSLDDEHVKNIFDQGLQHVTE